Proteins from a genomic interval of Microbacterium phyllosphaerae:
- the recQ gene encoding DNA helicase RecQ, translating into MPQTPRDPYEDLPYADEPWDGAEWEPSEPPEPLDWVPQGEGYEPPLDWGPGPVTPVTSSRPPSAPAVRRAAPSRYPSAGEALHTVFGYDEFRGDQAAIVEHVIGGGDAVVLMPTGGGKSVTYQVPALVREGTGLVISPLIALMHDQVDALRANGVSAAYLNSTQSIDERREVERAYVAGELDLIYVAPERLSSPQTTALLQRGTLSVIAIDEAHCVSQWGHDFRPDYLALGDLGERFPGVPRMALTATATRATHKELTERLRLDDAKHYVASFDRPNIQYRIVPKVDPRKQLVAFIRAQPEGSVGIVYALSRKSVEQTATYLAAQGFDALPYHAGLPAEVRAKNQSRFLREDGVVMVATIAFGMGIDKPDVRFVAHIDLPKSVEGYYQETGRAGRDGEPSIAWMAYGLGDVVQQRRMIDQSPGDRTFKMRMGQHLDAMLALCETVECRRQNLLGYFGQDSQPCGNCDTCLETTETFDGLVPAQKLLSTIVRLKRERNQSFGAGHLIDILRGASTERIRQQGHEKIATYGIGADLSDQDWRSVVRQLLARGIIVAQGDYGTLAPGEQSAGVLKGETPVPLRKDTIGRPASSPRARKASAADALDAADRGLFEALRAWRAETAREEGKPAYMVFGDATLRALAEHRPASLADLDGITGIGAKKRDGYGEGVLAVIAAS; encoded by the coding sequence ATGCCGCAGACTCCCCGTGACCCGTACGAGGATCTGCCGTACGCAGACGAGCCCTGGGACGGCGCCGAGTGGGAGCCCTCCGAACCGCCGGAGCCCCTGGACTGGGTGCCGCAGGGTGAGGGATACGAGCCGCCTCTCGACTGGGGCCCTGGCCCGGTCACGCCGGTGACGTCGTCGCGGCCTCCGTCCGCTCCCGCGGTGCGGCGCGCTGCCCCCAGCCGGTACCCGAGCGCGGGTGAGGCGCTGCACACGGTCTTCGGCTACGACGAGTTCCGCGGCGACCAGGCAGCGATCGTCGAGCACGTGATCGGCGGCGGCGATGCCGTCGTGCTCATGCCGACCGGTGGCGGCAAGAGTGTCACGTACCAGGTGCCCGCGCTCGTGCGCGAGGGCACGGGGCTCGTGATCAGCCCGTTGATCGCTCTCATGCACGACCAGGTCGACGCACTGCGGGCCAACGGCGTGAGCGCGGCGTACCTCAACTCCACGCAGTCGATCGACGAGCGGCGTGAAGTCGAGCGTGCGTATGTCGCCGGCGAGCTCGATCTCATCTACGTCGCACCCGAGCGACTCTCGTCGCCGCAGACGACGGCACTGCTGCAGCGGGGCACCCTCAGCGTCATCGCGATCGACGAGGCGCACTGCGTGTCGCAGTGGGGCCACGACTTCCGTCCCGACTACCTCGCTCTGGGCGACCTCGGCGAGCGGTTCCCCGGTGTGCCGCGCATGGCGCTCACGGCGACCGCCACCCGGGCGACGCACAAGGAGCTCACCGAGCGGCTGCGCCTCGACGACGCGAAGCACTACGTCGCGAGCTTCGACCGCCCGAACATCCAGTACCGCATCGTGCCGAAGGTCGACCCGCGCAAGCAGCTGGTCGCGTTCATCCGCGCGCAGCCCGAGGGCTCGGTGGGCATCGTCTACGCGCTCAGCCGCAAATCCGTCGAGCAGACGGCGACCTATCTCGCGGCGCAGGGGTTCGATGCCCTGCCGTACCACGCGGGTCTCCCCGCCGAGGTGCGTGCGAAGAACCAGTCGCGCTTCCTGCGAGAAGACGGTGTCGTGATGGTCGCGACGATCGCCTTCGGCATGGGCATCGACAAGCCCGACGTGCGCTTCGTCGCCCACATCGACCTCCCGAAGTCGGTCGAGGGGTACTACCAGGAGACGGGTCGTGCGGGTCGTGACGGCGAGCCGTCGATCGCGTGGATGGCCTACGGTCTGGGCGACGTGGTGCAGCAGCGCCGCATGATCGACCAGAGCCCCGGTGACCGCACCTTCAAGATGCGCATGGGACAGCATCTCGACGCGATGCTCGCGCTGTGCGAGACGGTCGAATGCCGCAGGCAGAACCTCCTCGGCTACTTCGGTCAGGACTCCCAGCCCTGCGGGAACTGCGACACCTGCCTCGAGACGACGGAGACCTTCGACGGACTCGTCCCAGCGCAGAAGCTGCTCTCGACGATCGTTCGTCTCAAGCGCGAGCGCAACCAGTCGTTCGGCGCCGGGCATCTGATCGACATCCTCCGCGGCGCGTCGACCGAGCGCATCCGCCAGCAGGGCCACGAGAAGATCGCGACCTACGGCATCGGCGCCGACCTCTCGGATCAGGACTGGCGCAGCGTCGTGCGTCAGCTGCTCGCGCGCGGGATCATCGTGGCGCAGGGCGACTACGGCACGCTCGCCCCGGGCGAGCAGTCGGCCGGAGTGCTCAAGGGCGAGACGCCCGTGCCGCTGCGAAAAGACACGATCGGTCGACCGGCTTCCAGTCCGCGGGCACGCAAGGCGAGCGCGGCGGATGCTCTGGATGCGGCCGACCGCGGTCTGTTCGAGGCGCTCCGCGCGTGGCGCGCCGAGACCGCTCGCGAGGAGGGGAAGCCGGCATACATGGTCTTCGGAGACGCGACGCTGCGCGCGCTCGCCGAGCATCGTCCGGCCTCACTCGCCGACCTCGACGGCATCACCGGAATCGGCGCCAAGAAGCGTGACGGCTACGGCGAGGGCGTGCTGGCGGTCATCGCCGCATCCTGA
- a CDS encoding TetR/AcrR family transcriptional regulator, with protein MTTVATGSRQARAAETRQRIVDAARELFISNGYRSTSLRDIAGAASVSHPGLLGHFASKDDLLAEVVAGFEADNEKDFDLIAAASEPGGLIFADVARRNARTPGYLELFAALTGEASALEHPAHERMQARYARLRSLSSEVLEDAALHGSVDSDRDVSAETTRHMAGWDGLQLISQYLPDRVDVVDMLEERESLWAMPFGWRDPDQPAPAPESAGPLPALDGTTVDGTPESDPGYAVGRRRRAQILADAMRLFSRAGYGDTSLRDIAEAVGVSKSTLLHHYASKELLLSAVLSERDRSIQERTNAHGEERAADVLRAIHQGALVNALDEPGLIEVYAVLSCEAVPAGHPAHEYFTERFRKVIDHFAELFRLAQVDGDLPDHRDPEHEAVWLLALWDGLQYQWLYDRDAVDVAAHLRAHIDDVLPRA; from the coding sequence ATGACGACAGTGGCGACAGGCTCCCGTCAGGCGCGCGCGGCCGAGACCCGTCAGCGCATCGTGGATGCTGCCCGCGAGCTCTTCATCTCGAACGGCTACCGGTCGACGTCTCTGCGCGACATCGCGGGGGCGGCCTCGGTCAGCCACCCCGGCCTCCTCGGCCACTTCGCGTCGAAGGACGACCTTCTCGCCGAGGTCGTCGCGGGCTTCGAAGCCGACAACGAGAAGGACTTCGACCTGATCGCCGCGGCATCGGAGCCCGGCGGGCTGATCTTCGCAGACGTCGCGCGCCGCAACGCCCGCACACCGGGCTACCTCGAACTCTTCGCCGCGCTCACCGGCGAGGCCTCAGCCCTCGAGCATCCCGCACACGAGCGGATGCAGGCACGGTACGCACGCCTGCGGTCGCTGAGCTCCGAGGTCCTCGAGGATGCGGCGCTGCACGGTTCCGTCGACTCCGACCGCGACGTGTCGGCGGAGACGACCCGCCACATGGCCGGCTGGGACGGTCTCCAGCTGATCTCGCAGTACCTCCCCGACCGCGTCGACGTCGTGGACATGCTCGAAGAGCGCGAGTCGCTCTGGGCGATGCCGTTCGGCTGGCGCGATCCCGACCAGCCCGCTCCTGCCCCGGAGTCCGCGGGCCCGCTGCCCGCACTCGACGGCACGACCGTTGACGGAACCCCGGAGAGCGATCCCGGTTATGCCGTCGGACGGCGGCGGCGAGCGCAGATCCTCGCCGACGCGATGCGACTCTTCTCTCGCGCCGGGTACGGCGACACGAGCCTGCGCGACATCGCTGAGGCCGTCGGGGTGTCGAAGTCGACGCTGCTGCACCACTATGCCTCGAAGGAGCTGCTGCTCAGTGCCGTGCTCTCGGAGCGCGACCGGTCGATCCAGGAGCGCACGAATGCTCACGGGGAGGAGCGGGCCGCCGACGTGCTCCGCGCCATCCACCAGGGCGCCCTCGTGAATGCCCTCGACGAACCGGGGCTGATCGAGGTCTACGCGGTGCTCTCGTGCGAGGCCGTGCCCGCAGGCCATCCCGCCCACGAGTACTTCACCGAGCGGTTCCGAAAGGTGATCGACCATTTCGCGGAGCTGTTCCGGCTCGCGCAGGTCGACGGGGACCTTCCCGATCACCGCGATCCCGAGCACGAGGCCGTCTGGCTTCTCGCTCTGTGGGACGGGCTGCAGTACCAGTGGCTCTACGACCGCGATGCCGTCGACGTCGCGGCGCACCTGCGCGCGCACATCGATGACGTGCTCCCCCGAGCATGA
- a CDS encoding MFS transporter, translated as MTELSSAATAAAVGTTGFKAPGTTPLKTPRGYTPGLAAVNFGVYLALLTPVMVSMAFKIQRLDPVNTEGSLGLVMGVGAAFALIANPLVGRLSDRTTSKWGMRRPWILGGAIVGLGGFAIIGAATSVLVVLLAWCLVQAAMNAVLAAANATLPDQVPVSSRGKVSGIIGITTPIGILAGSFIVNFLPGDFERFVVPGAIALILVVVFVLTLKDRRLTEKPATPFTIGTFFGSFVFNPRKHPDFGWTWLTKFFVMFGYAGIATFLPLYLVNKFALDEQAAVGTILIANLASMAAMAISAPLGGFLSDKIGKRRPFVAIAGVIMVVGLVILAIAPSIEIVIVAQTIIGLGAGSFLSVDLALATEVLPNPDDVAKDLGVLNIANALPQSIAPAIAPSIIALGAATPLGGYTTWYLFGALVALAGAVLVYRIKGVK; from the coding sequence ATGACAGAGCTGTCATCGGCCGCCACCGCGGCGGCCGTCGGAACCACCGGCTTCAAAGCCCCCGGCACCACACCTCTCAAGACCCCGCGCGGCTACACGCCCGGACTCGCCGCCGTGAACTTCGGCGTCTACCTGGCCCTGCTCACACCGGTGATGGTGTCGATGGCGTTCAAGATCCAGCGCCTCGACCCGGTGAACACCGAGGGCAGCCTCGGCCTCGTCATGGGTGTCGGCGCCGCCTTCGCGCTGATCGCGAACCCGCTGGTCGGCCGCCTCTCCGACCGCACCACCTCCAAGTGGGGCATGCGTCGCCCCTGGATCCTCGGCGGTGCGATCGTCGGACTCGGCGGTTTCGCCATCATCGGCGCCGCGACCTCGGTGCTCGTGGTGCTGCTGGCATGGTGCCTCGTGCAGGCGGCCATGAATGCCGTGCTCGCCGCCGCCAACGCGACGCTGCCCGACCAGGTGCCCGTCTCCAGCCGAGGCAAGGTCTCGGGGATCATCGGCATCACCACGCCCATCGGCATCCTCGCCGGAAGCTTCATCGTGAACTTCCTCCCCGGTGACTTCGAGCGCTTCGTGGTGCCCGGTGCGATCGCCCTGATCCTCGTCGTGGTGTTCGTGCTGACGCTCAAGGACCGCCGCCTCACCGAGAAGCCTGCGACCCCCTTCACGATCGGCACGTTCTTCGGCTCGTTCGTCTTCAATCCCCGCAAGCACCCCGACTTCGGCTGGACCTGGCTGACCAAGTTCTTCGTGATGTTCGGCTACGCCGGCATCGCCACCTTCCTTCCGCTCTACCTCGTCAACAAGTTCGCGCTCGACGAGCAGGCGGCGGTGGGCACGATCCTGATCGCGAACCTCGCCTCGATGGCGGCGATGGCCATCTCCGCGCCTCTCGGCGGATTCCTCTCCGACAAGATCGGCAAGCGCCGTCCGTTCGTCGCGATCGCGGGCGTCATCATGGTGGTCGGCCTGGTGATCCTGGCCATCGCTCCCAGCATCGAGATCGTCATCGTCGCGCAGACGATCATCGGACTCGGAGCCGGCTCGTTCCTGTCTGTCGACCTCGCCCTGGCCACCGAGGTGCTCCCCAATCCCGACGACGTGGCGAAGGACCTCGGCGTGCTCAACATCGCCAACGCCCTTCCGCAGTCGATCGCTCCCGCGATCGCGCCGAGCATCATCGCCCTGGGAGCCGCCACCCCGCTCGGCGGATACACCACCTGGTACCTGTTCGGTGCGCTCGTCGCACTCGCCGGCGCCGTCCTCGTCTACCGCATCAAGGGAGTCAAGTGA
- a CDS encoding glycoside hydrolase family 3 protein: MTDVTTARPWLDTSLPVDDRVQLLLDEMSIEEKAGLFFHTMIAIGDLDEANPVFATPSAREFVHVKNMTHFNLLGAAPTGREIAAWQNALQRLAADTRLGIPVTLSTDPRHSFSENPGASILAGPFSQWPETLGLAATRDPELVERFADIARQEYTAVGLRVALHPQVDLATESRWARQTATFGEDAELSGILGAAYIRGFQGEAFGPGSVSTMTKHFPGGGPQKDGEDPHFPYGREQVYPGGQFELHLKPFEDALAAGTRQMMPYYGMPVGTEYEEVGFGFNRSVITGLLRERYGFDGLVCTDWGLINDAEIFGQPFPARAWGVEDLTPRERMLKVLDAGADQFGGEDCPELLLELVADGSVSEERLDVSARRILREKFELGLFENPFVDEDAADEVVGRAEFRAAGEAAQRASVTVLTNDGSLPFSVGLKLYVEGIDADAAAAYGTVVATPAEADLAVIRLQAPFEQRETMFENFFHAGPLDFADDVIAHVSEVASAVPTVVDVLADRPPILQPITDVAAAVTVNWGVSAAALLDVLSGVASAQGKLPFDLPRSMAAVEASRPDVPFDTADPLFRFGHGLTL, translated from the coding sequence ATGACAGACGTGACCACCGCCCGACCGTGGCTCGACACGAGCCTGCCCGTCGACGACCGTGTGCAGCTTCTCCTCGACGAGATGAGCATCGAGGAGAAGGCAGGACTGTTCTTCCACACGATGATCGCGATCGGCGACCTCGACGAGGCGAACCCGGTCTTCGCGACCCCGAGCGCGCGTGAGTTCGTGCACGTCAAGAACATGACGCACTTCAACCTGCTGGGTGCGGCGCCGACCGGACGCGAGATCGCCGCGTGGCAGAACGCCTTGCAGCGTCTCGCCGCAGACACCCGGCTCGGCATCCCGGTGACGCTGTCGACCGATCCGCGTCACTCGTTCAGCGAGAACCCGGGCGCATCGATCCTCGCCGGTCCCTTCTCCCAGTGGCCCGAGACGCTGGGGCTCGCCGCCACGCGCGACCCCGAGCTGGTCGAGCGTTTCGCGGATATCGCGCGTCAGGAATATACGGCCGTCGGCCTGCGCGTCGCGCTGCACCCGCAGGTCGATCTGGCCACCGAATCACGCTGGGCGCGTCAGACCGCGACCTTCGGGGAGGATGCCGAGCTGTCGGGCATTCTCGGAGCGGCATATATCCGTGGGTTCCAGGGCGAGGCCTTCGGCCCGGGGTCGGTCTCGACCATGACGAAGCACTTCCCCGGGGGTGGCCCGCAGAAGGACGGTGAAGATCCGCACTTCCCGTATGGCCGCGAGCAGGTGTACCCGGGTGGGCAGTTCGAGCTGCACCTCAAGCCCTTCGAGGATGCTCTCGCTGCAGGCACTCGGCAGATGATGCCGTACTACGGCATGCCCGTCGGGACCGAGTACGAAGAGGTCGGATTCGGCTTCAACAGGTCCGTCATCACCGGGCTGCTTCGTGAGCGCTACGGCTTCGACGGCCTGGTGTGCACCGACTGGGGGCTGATCAACGACGCCGAGATCTTCGGACAGCCCTTCCCCGCCAGGGCGTGGGGCGTCGAGGATCTGACGCCGCGCGAGAGGATGCTGAAGGTGCTGGATGCGGGCGCCGACCAGTTCGGCGGCGAGGACTGCCCCGAACTGCTGCTCGAGCTTGTCGCGGACGGCTCCGTGTCGGAGGAGCGGCTCGACGTCTCCGCCCGCCGCATCCTCCGCGAGAAGTTCGAACTCGGGCTCTTCGAGAATCCGTTCGTCGACGAGGATGCCGCGGATGAGGTCGTCGGGCGCGCGGAGTTCCGTGCCGCCGGCGAGGCGGCTCAGCGTGCATCCGTCACCGTGCTGACGAACGACGGATCGCTGCCGTTCTCGGTGGGGCTCAAGCTCTACGTGGAGGGCATCGACGCCGACGCGGCAGCGGCCTACGGCACCGTGGTCGCGACTCCGGCCGAGGCCGACCTCGCGGTCATCCGGCTGCAGGCGCCGTTCGAGCAGCGCGAGACCATGTTCGAGAACTTCTTCCACGCGGGCCCGCTCGACTTCGCAGACGACGTGATCGCCCACGTGAGCGAGGTGGCGAGTGCGGTGCCGACCGTGGTCGACGTGCTGGCCGATCGTCCGCCGATCCTCCAGCCGATCACGGATGTGGCTGCGGCCGTCACGGTCAACTGGGGCGTGTCGGCGGCTGCCCTGCTCGATGTCCTCAGCGGCGTCGCGAGCGCGCAGGGCAAGCTGCCGTTCGACCTTCCGCGGTCGATGGCGGCAGTGGAGGCGTCCCGCCCCGATGTCCCATTCGACACGGCCGACCCGCTCTTCCGGTTCGGTCACGGGCTCACGCTCTAG